One Mycobacterium paraseoulense genomic window, GCTGAAGCTGACGGGACGGCTGACCCGGGTCGCGACACTGCCACGCCCGTTGCGCCCCCTGCGCAACACGGGAATGCGCCTGGCCGCCGAGGTTCCAGCGGTGCGACGGCAGCTGGCCGTGCGGTTGAGCGGGCTCGCCACGGAGTGATCGAAAGGCCCACGGCGCCAACGCAACCGCCAAGGCGCACCAACGTCCCGGGGCTGGCACCGCGCCCCAACGAAAGCGAATAACAAACCCCCGCAACATGTTTCGGTGCCGACAAGAGGACATCACCGGCCAGTCGCGGCGCGGCGTCGAAAAAGTAACCTTTTGGGCACCGGCGGCCCGGCCACGGCGCCGCCGCGATCGGCAATCAGGCAAAATGGGCGGCATGGACACTGCTGGGACCTCACCCCGCGTCTTGGTCGTCGACGACGACTCCGATGTGCTCGCCTCCCTGGAACGCGGCCTGCGGCTGTCCGGATTCGAGGTGTCGACCGCGGTCGACGGCGCGGAAGCCTTGCGCAGCGCCACCGAGACCCGGCCGGATGCGATCGTGCTCGACATCAACATGCCCGTGCTGGACGGCGTCAGCGTCGTCACGGCGCTGAGGGCCATGGACAACGACGTCCCGGTGTGCGTGCTGTCGGCCCGCAGCTCGGTCGACGACCGAGTGGCCGGGCTGGAGGCCGGCGCCGACGATTACCTGGTCAAGCCGTTTGTGTTGGCCGAGCTGGTCGCGCGGGTGAAGGCGCTGCTGCGCCGCCGCGGCGCGACGGCGACCTCCTCCTCGGAAACCATCACCGTGGGCCCGCTGGAGGTGGACATCCCCGGCCGGCGGGCCCGGGTCAACGGCGTCGACGTCGACCTGACCAAGCGGGAGTTCGACCTGCTGGCGGTGCTGGCCGAGCACAAGACCGCGGTGCTGTCCCGCGCGCAGCTCTTGGAGCTGGTCTGGGGCTACGACTTCGCGGCCGACACCAACGTCGTCGACGTGTTCATCGGGTACCTGCGCCGCAAGCTGGAGGCCAATGGCGGTCCCCGGCTGCTGCACACCGTCCGAGGAGTCGGGTTCGTACTGCGCATGCAGTAGTCAGGTCGAGCGGCCATGAATGTCCTGTCCCGAATTTTGACCCGTACGCCATCGCTACGGGCCCGGGTCGTGGTCGCGACGGTCATCGGCGCCGCGATCCCCGTGCTCATCGTCGGCGTCGTCGTCTGGGTGGGCATCAGCAACGACCGCAAGGAGCGACTGGACCGCCGGCTCGACGAGGTCGCGGGGTTCGCGATCCCATTCCTGCCGCGCGGTCTGGACGAGATTCCGCGCTCCCCCAACGACAGCGACGCCATCATGACGATCCGCCGCGGCGACCTGGTCAAGTCGAACTCCGACGTGACACTGCCCAAGCTGGACGTCGACTACGCAGACGCCTATGTCAAAGGCGTGCGGTACCGCGTGCGGACGGTCGAGATCCCCGCGCCGGAGCCCACGTCGCTGGCCGTCGGCGCGACGTACGACGCGACCCTCGCCGAGACCAACAACCTGCACCGGCGGGTCCTGCTGATCTGCGGCTTCGCCATCGTCGCGGCGGCGGTGTTCGCCTGGCTGCTGGCCGCGTTCGCGGTGCGGCCCTTCAAACAGCTCGCGCAGCAGACCCGGTCGATCGACGCCGGCGACGAGGCGCCCCGCGTGGAGGTGCACGGCGCCACCGAGGCGGTCGAGATCGCCGAAGCCATGCGGGGCATGCTGCAGCGCATCTGGAACGAGCAGAACCGGACCAAGGAGGCGCTCGCGTCGGCCCGCGACTTCGCCGCCGTCTCCTCGCACGAGCTGCGCACACCGTTGACCGCGATGCGCACCAACCTCGAGGTGCTGTCCACCCTGGACATGACCGACGACCAACGCAAAGAGGTGCTGAGCGACGTCATCCGCACCCAGTCGCGGATCGAGGCCACCCTGAGCGCCCTCGAGCGCCTGGCCCAGGGCGAACTGTCGACGTCCGACGACCACGTACCGGTCGACATCACCGAGCTACTCGACCGCGCCGCTCACGACGCGATGCGCATCTACCCCGACCTCGACGTGTCGCTGGTGCCGTCGCCGACGTGCATCATCGTCGGGTTGCCGGCCGGGTTGCGCCTGGCGGTGGACAACGCGATCGCCAACGCCGTCAAGCACGGCGGCGCCACCCGCGTGCAGCTCTCGGCGGTCAGCTCGCGCGCCGGGGTGGAAATCGCCATCGACGACAACGGCAGCGGCGTGCCCGAGGACGAACGCGACGTGGTGTTCGAGCGGTTCTCCCGCGGGTCGACCGCCTCGCATTCGGGGTCGGGGTTGGGGCTGGCGCTGGTGGCCCAACAGGCCCACTTGCATCGCGGGACCGCCGCACTGGAAAGCAGTCCGCTGGGTGGCGCGCGGCTGGTGCTGCGCCTCCCCGGACCGAGCTAGCCGCGGGCGCGGGGCCACGGCGGTCGGGGCTTTGGCCGCCGCCGGGTCGGGCACACTGGAGCCATGGGCAACGGCAAGAAACCGACCGACAGCGACACCCTGGCACATATCCGCGACCTGGTCGCCGAGGAGAAGGCCCTGCGGGCTCAGCTGCAACAGGGCGACATCTCCGAATCGGACGAGCACGATCGCCTGCGCCGGCTGGAGGTCGAGCTCGACCAGTGTTGGGACCTGCTACGGCAACGTCGGGCGTTGCGTGAAACCGGCGGTGACCCGCGCGAGGCAGAGGTGCGCCCGCCCGACGAGGTCGAGGGCTACCTGAGCTGAGCCCTCAATCGGGGGATGTCGACGTCGTCGTCATCGGGGGCGGTCACAACGGCCTGGTCGCGGCGGCTTATCTGGCCCGCGCGGGCCTGCGGGTGCGGTTGCTGGAGCGGCTCGGACACGTCGGCGGAGCGGCAATCTCGGCGCAGGCCTTCGACGGTGTCGGGGTTCGGCTGTCGCGGTACTCCTACCTGGTCAGCTTGTTGCCGCCCCGCATCGTCAAGGACCTGGGCGCCGCCGTGCGGCTGGCCCGGCGGCGGTATTCCTCCTACACGCCCGACCCGGCCACCGAAGGCCGCCGCGGGCTGTTGATCGGGGCGGACGCCGCCACGTTCGCCGCGATCGGCGCCGGCCCCGACGGGCCCGGGTTCGCCGCCTTCTATCAGCGCTGCCGCCTGGTGACCGAGCGGCTCTGGCCGACCGTGCTGGAGCCGTTGCGCACCCGCGAGCAGGCCCGCCGGCACGTCCTGGCAAGCGGTGATCAGCAGGCGGCGGCCGCGTGGCACGCCCTGATCGACGAGCCGATCGGAAACGCCATCACCGCCGCCGTCGGCAACGACGTGGTCCGCGGGGTGATCGCGACCGACGCGCTGATCGGAACGTTCGCTCGCCTCGACGACCCGTCGCTGATCCAGAATGTCTGCTTCCTGTATCACCTGCTCGGCGGTGGGACCGGCGACTGGGATGTTCCCGTCGGCGGGATGGGCGCGCTGACGGAGGCCCTGGCGGCGGCCGCCGTCGGCCACGGTGCCGAAATCCACACCGGCACAGATGTTTACGCTGTCGAACCGGACGGTGTCGTGCGCTATCGCGCCGGCAACGAGGAGCACCTGCTCCGCGCCCGGTTCGTCCTGGCGGGGGTCACACCGTCGGCACTGGCCGGCCTACTGGGCGAACGACCCGCGCCACCCGCTCAGGGCGCGCAGGTCAAAGTGAACATGGTGCTGCGGCGCCTACCCCGGTTGCGCGACGACAGCGTCACCCCCGAACAGGCCTTCGCCGGGACGTTTCACGTCAACGAGAGCTGGACCCAACTGGACGGCGGGTATTCGCACGCGGCCGCCGGACAGATCCCGGATCCGCTGCCGTGCGAGGCGTATTGCCATTCGCTGACCGACCCGAGCATCCTGTCGGGCGACCTACGCGAGTCGGGCGCCCACACGATGACCGTGTTCGGCCTGCAGACCCCCCACTCGCTGTTCGACGGCACCTACTCCGGCGCCCTGCGCGACCGGCTAACCGAGTCGGTGTTGGCGTCGCTGAATTCCGTTCTGGCCGAACCGATTCAGGACGTGTTGATGAGCGATGCAAACGGCCGGACGTGCATCGAGACCACCACCACCCTGGACTTGCACCGCACCCTGAAGATGACGGCGGGCAACATCTTCCACGGCGGCCTGGCGTGGCCCTTCGCCGAGGACGACGACCCGCTGGACACCCCGGCGCGGCAATGGGGGGTGGCCACCGCGCACGAGCGGATCATGCTGTGCGGCTCGGGCGCCCGCCGCGGCGGCGGGGTCTCCGGCATCGGCGGGCACAACGCCGCCATGGCGGTGCTGGCCTCGCTGGGTTAGCGCAACGGTGGCGACCCGCTTCGCCCGGCTACGCCGCGCTCGCGATCGCCACTAACGCGCGTCGATGGTCGTGTAGTCGCGCTCGGTGTAGCCGGTGTAAATCTGGCGCGGACGCCCGATCTTGCTGTCACCCTCGTCGTGCATCTCCCGCCAGTGCGCGATCCAGCCGGGCAGCCGGCCCAACGCGAACAGCACGGTGAACATCCGGACCGGGAAGCCGAGGGCCCGGTAGATCAACCCGGTGTAGAAGTCCACGTTCGGGTACAGCTTGCGCTCGATGAAGTAGTCGTCGGTCAGCGCCGCCTCTTCCAGTTCCTTGGCGATGTCCAGCAGCGGGTCGCCGCCGAGCTTGGCCAGGATCTTGTCGGCCTGTTCCTTGACGATGCGGGCGCGCGGGTCGTAGTTCTTGTAGACCCGGTGGCCGAAGCCCATCAGCTTGACGCCCTCTTCGCGGTTCTTCACCTTGCGGACGAACTCGCTGACGTCATCGCCACTTTCGCGGATCTGCTCGAGCATCTCGAGCACCGCCTGGTTTGCGCCGCCGTGCAGCGGTCCCCACAACGCGTTGATGCCACCGGAGATCGAGGTGAACAGGTTGGCGCGCGACGACCCCACCAGCCGGACCGTCGACGTCGAGCAGTTCTGCTCGTGGTCGGCGTGCAGGATGAGCAGCATGTCCAGCGCCCGCACCACCTCGGGGTCGGCCTGGTAGGGCTCTGCGGGCAGCCCGAAGGTCATCCGGAGGAAGTTCTCCACCAACGACATCGAGTTGTCCGGGTAGAGGAACGGCTGGCCGACGGACTTCTTGTAGGCGTACGCGGCGATGGTGGGCAGTTTTGCGAGCAAGCGGATGGTCGACAGCTCGACCTGCGCGTTGTCCATCGGGTCGAGCGCGTCCGGATAGTAGGCGCTCAACGCGTTCACCACGCTGGACAGCACCGGCATCGGGTGTGCATTGCGCGGGAAGCCGTCGAAGAAGCGCTTCAGGTCCTCGTGCAGCATGGTGTGCAGCTGGATCCGCTTGGTGAACTCCGCGAGCTGGTCGGAGTCCGGCAGCTCACCGTAGATCAGCAGGTAGCTCACCTCGATGAAGGTTGACTTCTCGGCGAGCTGCTCGATCGGGTAGCCGCGGTAACGCAGAATGCCGGCGTCGCCGTCGATGTAGGTGATGGCGCTCTTGCAGGCGGCCGTGTTGACGAAGCCGTTGTCGAAGGTGGTGTGCCCCGTTTTGGACAACAGGGAACCGAGAGCAATCCCGTCAGCACCCTCGGTGGCGCGGACGATCTCTAGGTCGATCTCGCCCCCCGGGTACTTCAGAGTTGCGGTGTCGTCGGTGTCGGCCACGAGAACCCCTTTGCGCTCTGGCTGGTATGGCTGCCCTGACTAGGTGCTTATAGGTGAAGGTAGTCGTTGTCGCGTTCGCGTGCCTGCCCGGGGTCGGCTCCGTCGCGTCGCGGCGACCCCCGGGGCGGCCTAGGGCTGGAGGCGTTCGATCCGCCCGCCGGTGACCCGGATCCGGTTATGCAAGCGGTTCTCCCGGCCCTGCCAGAATTCGACGGACTCCGGGGCAAGGAGATAGCCACCCCAACCCGGTGGCACCGGCACGCGCTCGCGGTCGGCGAAGCGGGCGGTCACCTCTGCGAGCTGGTCGAGCAACGCCGCGCGCGACGCGATCGGACGGGATTGGTGCGACGCCCAGGCGCCCAGTTGAGAGCCGCGCGGCCGCTTGGACCAGTAGTCCTCGGTGGCCTCGGGCGTGACCTTGCTCACCGGACCGCGCAGGTGAACCTGCCGGCCCAGCTGATACCAGGGGAACGTCACCGATGCGTACGGCGTCGCCGCCAGGTCAACACCCTTGGCCGAGTCATAGTTGGTGAAAAATGTGATCCCGGACTCGTCCACGCTCTTGCACAAGACCGTCCGGCTGGTCGGCCTGCCGTCGGCGACGGTGGCCAGCACCATGGCGTTGGGCTCGGCGATTCCGGACCGTTCGGCGTCGTCGATCCATTTGCGCAACAAGGCAACCCAACCGTCGTCGAGCCAGTCGGTGTCGAGATCGGGGCTGCCGTCCTTTTCGACGGATCCGTATTCCACGCGCATGCGCTGCAGGCGTTCGGAGTCTGGTCCTGCCACCTCGCCAACGCTACCGGGGCTTGCTACCGGCCGGTAGCGTCGACCCGAAGGCGGGGTGCGAGAATTTTCCTATGCCTGTGGTCCCCGAAGACTTCGTCCCCGGCCTCGAAGGCGTCGTCGCCTTCACCACCGAGATCGCCGAACCGGATAAAGACGGCGGCGCGCTGCGCTACCGCGGCGTCGACATCCAAGACCTGGTGGATCAGCAGGTCACCTTCGGTGACGTCTGGGGTCTGCTGGTTGACGGCAAATTCGGCCACGGCCTGCCGCCCGCCGAGCCGTTCCCGCTGCCCATCCACACCGGCGACGTGCGCGTCGACGTCCAGGCGGGCCTGGCGATGCTGGCGCCGATCTGGGGTTACCGGCCCCTGCTCGACACCGACGACGCCACCGCCCGCGACCAGCTCGCCCGGGCCTCGGTGATGGCCCTGTCCTATGTGGCGCAGTCCGCCCGCGGCATCTACCAGCCCGCTGTCCCGCAGCGGGTGATCGACGAATGCGACACCGTCACAGCTCGTTTCATGACCCGCTGGCAGGGCGAGCCGGACCCGAGGCACGTCGAGGCGATCGACGCCTACTGGGTCTCGGCCGCCGAGCACGGGATGAACGCCTCGACGTTCACCGCGCGGGTGATCGCCTCGACCGGCGCCGACGTAGCCGCTGCGTTGTCCGGGGCGATCGGTGCGATGAGCGGGCCGCTGCACGGCGGAGCGCCTGCGCGGGTCCTGCCGATGATCGAAGAGGTCGAGCGCACCGGAGACGCCCGCGGTCTGGTCAAGAAGATCCTGGACAGCGGCGACAAGCTGATGGGCTTCGGGCACCGTGTCTACCGCGCCGAGGACCCGCGGGCGCGCGTGCTGCGCGCGACCGCCGAGCGGCTGGGCGCGCCGCGCCACGAGGTCGCGGTCGCGCTGGAGCAGGCCGCCCTGGCCGAGCTGCGCGAGCGCCGCCCGGACCGGGCCATCGAGACCAACGTCGAGTTCTGGGCGGCGGTGATCCTGGACTTCGCCCAGGTGCCGGCCAACATGATGCCGGCGATGTTCACCTGCGGGCGCACCGCGGGCTGGTGCGCGCACATCCTCGAGCAGAAGCGGCTCGGCAAGCTGGTGCGTCCGTCGGCGATCTATGTGGGACCGGCCCCGCGCAGCCCGGAGTCCGTGGAAGGTTGGGACCGCAGCCTCACCCACGCCTGAGACGGGCCCAGTTGTCGGTGCCCGGCGATTAAATGATGTCGCCGCGATGAGTTTGTGTCGCGGGGGAAGTCATAACTCGCGAGCCTGCCCGCCCCGGGCGGGCCTGGGATACCGACACCAAGGAGAGTCACCATGGCGATCACCGTCGAACCGGCCCTGTCCCCGCACCTTGTGGTGGATGACGCCGCCGCAGCGATCGACTTCTACGTCAAGGCGTTTGGCGCCGAAGAGCTGGGCCGCGTGCCGCGCCCGGACGGAAAGCTCGTGCACGCCGCCGTGCGCATCAACGGCTTTCTGGTCATGCTCAACGACGATTTCCCCGAGATGTGCGGCGGCAAGTCGATGACACCGACGTCACTCGGCGGCACCCCGGTGACGATTCACCTGACCGTCACCGACGTCGACGCCAAGTTCCAGCGCGCGCTGGACGCGGGCGCCACCGTGGTCGCCCCGTTGGACGATCAGTTCTGGGGCGACCGCTACGGCGTGGTCGCCGACCCGTTCGGCCACCACTGGTCGATGGGCCAGCCGGTGCGCGAGGTCGGCTACGACGAGATCCAGGCCGCGATGGCAGGGCAGGGCGCAAGCTAGCCGAGCAGCCGGTCCAGCAGGCCGCGCCGCGCCGGCGGTGCCGGCTCGGCCGCGGCGGCTGCGGCTGCGGCCAGCATGTCGGCGACCCGGGTGAATTTGCTCCTTGGCCGGCCGTCGGCGCCGCCGCGCGCGAGTTCGGCGGCGTCGATGGCCTGCCAGCCGCGGGCATCGACGGCGTCGGGTTGCCGGGCCCGTACGAGCTCGGCCAGCGCGTCCGGTTCGGCCACCGGGTCGCTCAGCTCGCCGGCGTTGAAATCCGCTACCAGGGCGTGCACGGTCTGCAACGAGCACGACTTGTTGGTGCCGATGAACCCGCTCGGCCCCCGCTTGATCCAGCCCGCGACGTACGCACCTCGCACCGGGACCCCGGAGTCGGGATCGACGACGCGGCCACCGTCGTTGGGGGCGACGGCCGCCGACTCGTCGAACGGAAGGTCGCGAATCGGCTTGCCGCGGTATCCGATTGACGTCAGCACCAGGCCCGCACCCAGTTCATACAGCTCGTCGGTGCCGGTGCGGGTGAACTCCACGCCGGTGGCGCGGTGCGCGCCCAGCACACGGTTCGGGGTGAGCTGATACGCCAGCCGGATTCGCGGTCGCCCACCGTGTCCGGCCGGGGCCGAGTCGTCACCGAGTGTGCTCAGGATTTCCAGCTTGCGCTTGGTGAGGCTGTCCGTGACCGTCGCGAGATCAGCCGCCACCAGTTCGTGGTCGGCCGCGCTGAGCACGACGTCGGACGAGCCCGTGAGTCCGATCAGTTCGGGCAGCGTGAATGCGGACTGGGCGGGGCCGCGCCGCGCGGCGACCACCACTTCGCGGACCGCGGAAGCACGAATAGCCGCCAGGGCACGATCGGAGATATCGGTGCGGGCCAGGTCGTCAGGATTCGCCGTGAGCACGCGGGCGACATCCAGGGCGACGTTTCCGTTGCCGATGATCACCACCCGGTCATGGCCGAGATCGACTGGAAGATCGGCGAAGTCGGGATGGCCGTTGATCCACGCGACCAGTTCGGTCGCGGTTCCGGTGCCAGGAAGGCCCATTCCCCCGATCTCGAGGCGACGGTCATCGGGGGCGCCGACGGCGTACACCACGGCGTGGTGGTGGGCCAGCAGATCGGCGTGACTGAGGTGCCTGCCGACCTCGACGTTGAGATAGAAGCGGAAGCGGCGATCACCCGCGACCCGATCGAACAGCCGGGTGACCCGCTTGGTGTTCTGGTGATCCGGAGCCACCCCGGCGCGCACCAGCCCATAGGGAGTAGGCAGCTTCTCAAAGACGTTGACCCGCACCCGCTCCTGCGTGAGCAGCTCGTCGGCGGCATACATCGCCGCCGGCCCGGATCCCACGATGGCCACGGTCAGCGGCCGACGGCCCGCCCCCACCTGCGCGGCCGGAATCACCGGGGCCAGCTTCGACGTCGGGGGCAACTTCTCACCCGGCGGCCGCGGCGGGTAGAAGGACGCGTTGATCTCGACGAACGGCAGCTGCCTGGCGTCCAACCGGGTGTCCGGCGCGATCGCGCCGACGGGGCAGGCGCTCACGCACGCGCCGCAGTCCACGCAGGCCACCGGATCGATATAGAGCATTTCCGTGGTGGCGAAGCCGGGCTCGTCGGGCGTGGGGTGAATGCAATTCACCGGGCACGCGAAAACGCAGGACCCGTCGTTACAGCACGACTGGGTAATAACGTGCGGCATAGGCGTTTACCCGTGCGGTCCTAGGCGGCCGGCGCCGCGGCCAGGTGCTGGCGCTGCGGCTCGCTGCGGTAGCGCGAGGGCTTGCCGTCGATTTTGCAGAGCCGCCACATGAGTCGCGCCGAGCGCGTCTCCATCAGGCCGGTGTCGTGGGCCAGCATCCGGACGTCGCCGAACATGTCGCTGAGCCACTTTCGCGATTCCGGCGACCGGAAGAACAGCTCCTTGCGCACCTCGCGCGGAATGTCGAACTCCTGCCAGAACGCCTTGGGCGGTACCACGATGGCCCGGCACAGAATCTTCATCGTCAACGGCAGGTACAGCGCGGTCCAGAACCGTTGCCGCTTGGTCAGCTGCGGCACCCGCCTGCGCAGGAACTCGTGCGCGAACGAGATGTGACGCGCCTCCTCGGCCACGTGAATGGCCATCACCCGCTCCATGATCGGGTGCAGTGACTTCCCTTCGCGGAGAACGTTTTTCTGCGTGTGGTCGATCGGCTCCTCGCCGGCCAGCACCCCGATGAAGAACGCCACCGGCAAGGGCCCGGCCACCAGCGGAACCAGCGGCGAGAGCCACTTGAGCATCCGCGGCATGCCGGGGACGTCCGCGCCGACGCGGTTCACCATCTCCTGGAACATCATGGTGTGGTTGCACTCTTCGACCGATTCGTGCAGGCAGTACCGGTATTCCGGGGAGCCGTTCGGCACCCAGAACGTGTAGTTCATCAGGCCGCGGATCAGGATCGACTCGAAGTGCAGCCCGACCTTGGCGACGTTGGCCTGACGCCACATCCCGATCTTGATCTTGCGTTCGTCGGGCTGCGCCAGATACCAGGGATGACGCCCCAAGGGGTCGGTCCCCGGCAGAATCCACCGCGGATCGTTCTGTGTGACAGCGAATTCCGGTGCATCCCAGTCGATGTCGGTGTACGGGTTGAAGTTTCGCCGCACCGACCCCTCGGACAGTGTGGCAAGCGTGTTGACGTACTCGGTGTCGTCGCGCACTTCCATCTTGCGGCGCCAGCGCCGAACCATGCGTGTCCTGGCCATATCCAAGCCTCCCCAGCGAGGTTTACATTTGGACGTGCTATGTCCAGACAGTACCGCAGGTACCGGATATCTTCTAGACCCCCCGCGGGCACTGTGGCCTGACCAGTGGTCAGGCTTATGGTGTGCCCTGCCTCACAGTGCGTGAAACACCGCGGGGGCGGCCAGGCGTTTTGCGCGGCTCACGGGCGTCGGCCATCGGACCGCCGCGTCGCCGGTCACATCGGCTCACTACCCTGATGAGCATGGCTGACCAGCTTGAGGTTCCCGCTGACATCAAACCCCGCGACGGCCGCTTCGGATGCGGCCCTTCCAAGGTCCGGCCCGAACAGTTGCAGGCGCTGACCACGACCGCGGCCTCGCTGTTCGGCACGTCGCACCGGCAGGCGCCCGTCAAAAACCTGGTCGGCCGGGTCCGGGCGGGGCTGGCCGAACTGTTCTCCGTGCCGGACGGTTATGAGGTCATCCTGGGCAACGGCGGCGCGACGGCGTTCTGGGACGCCGCGGCGTTCGGCTTGATCGACAAGCGCTCGCTGCACCTGTCCTTCGGCGAGTTCAGCGCGAAATTCGCCTCCGCGGTCGCCAACAACCCGTTCGTCGGCGACCCGATCGTCATCAAGGCGGAAGCCGGCGGCGCACCGGAACCTCAGGGCGATCCGTCGGTCGATGTGATCGCCTGGGCGCACAACGAGACGTCGACCGGGGTGGCGGTGCCCATCCGGCGGCCGGCCGACGCAGGCGACGCCCTGGTCGTCATCGACGCCACCTCCGGCGCGGGCGGGCTGCCGGTGGAGATCACCGAGACCGATGCCTACTACTTCTCGCCGCAGAAGAATTTCGCCAGCGACGGCGGCCTGTGGTTCGCCATCATGAGCCCGGCCGCGCTGGCGCGGGTCGAGTCCATCGCCGCGTCGGGCCGCTGGGTTCCCGACTTCCTGTCGTTGCCGATCGCCGTCGACAA contains:
- the prrA gene encoding two-component system response regulator PrrA; its protein translation is MGGMDTAGTSPRVLVVDDDSDVLASLERGLRLSGFEVSTAVDGAEALRSATETRPDAIVLDINMPVLDGVSVVTALRAMDNDVPVCVLSARSSVDDRVAGLEAGADDYLVKPFVLAELVARVKALLRRRGATATSSSETITVGPLEVDIPGRRARVNGVDVDLTKREFDLLAVLAEHKTAVLSRAQLLELVWGYDFAADTNVVDVFIGYLRRKLEANGGPRLLHTVRGVGFVLRMQ
- a CDS encoding HAMP domain-containing sensor histidine kinase translates to MNVLSRILTRTPSLRARVVVATVIGAAIPVLIVGVVVWVGISNDRKERLDRRLDEVAGFAIPFLPRGLDEIPRSPNDSDAIMTIRRGDLVKSNSDVTLPKLDVDYADAYVKGVRYRVRTVEIPAPEPTSLAVGATYDATLAETNNLHRRVLLICGFAIVAAAVFAWLLAAFAVRPFKQLAQQTRSIDAGDEAPRVEVHGATEAVEIAEAMRGMLQRIWNEQNRTKEALASARDFAAVSSHELRTPLTAMRTNLEVLSTLDMTDDQRKEVLSDVIRTQSRIEATLSALERLAQGELSTSDDHVPVDITELLDRAAHDAMRIYPDLDVSLVPSPTCIIVGLPAGLRLAVDNAIANAVKHGGATRVQLSAVSSRAGVEIAIDDNGSGVPEDERDVVFERFSRGSTASHSGSGLGLALVAQQAHLHRGTAALESSPLGGARLVLRLPGPS
- a CDS encoding DUF2630 family protein — protein: MGNGKKPTDSDTLAHIRDLVAEEKALRAQLQQGDISESDEHDRLRRLEVELDQCWDLLRQRRALRETGGDPREAEVRPPDEVEGYLS
- a CDS encoding phytoene desaturase family protein is translated as MSPQSGDVDVVVIGGGHNGLVAAAYLARAGLRVRLLERLGHVGGAAISAQAFDGVGVRLSRYSYLVSLLPPRIVKDLGAAVRLARRRYSSYTPDPATEGRRGLLIGADAATFAAIGAGPDGPGFAAFYQRCRLVTERLWPTVLEPLRTREQARRHVLASGDQQAAAAWHALIDEPIGNAITAAVGNDVVRGVIATDALIGTFARLDDPSLIQNVCFLYHLLGGGTGDWDVPVGGMGALTEALAAAAVGHGAEIHTGTDVYAVEPDGVVRYRAGNEEHLLRARFVLAGVTPSALAGLLGERPAPPAQGAQVKVNMVLRRLPRLRDDSVTPEQAFAGTFHVNESWTQLDGGYSHAAAGQIPDPLPCEAYCHSLTDPSILSGDLRESGAHTMTVFGLQTPHSLFDGTYSGALRDRLTESVLASLNSVLAEPIQDVLMSDANGRTCIETTTTLDLHRTLKMTAGNIFHGGLAWPFAEDDDPLDTPARQWGVATAHERIMLCGSGARRGGGVSGIGGHNAAMAVLASLG
- a CDS encoding citrate synthase; protein product: MADTDDTATLKYPGGEIDLEIVRATEGADGIALGSLLSKTGHTTFDNGFVNTAACKSAITYIDGDAGILRYRGYPIEQLAEKSTFIEVSYLLIYGELPDSDQLAEFTKRIQLHTMLHEDLKRFFDGFPRNAHPMPVLSSVVNALSAYYPDALDPMDNAQVELSTIRLLAKLPTIAAYAYKKSVGQPFLYPDNSMSLVENFLRMTFGLPAEPYQADPEVVRALDMLLILHADHEQNCSTSTVRLVGSSRANLFTSISGGINALWGPLHGGANQAVLEMLEQIRESGDDVSEFVRKVKNREEGVKLMGFGHRVYKNYDPRARIVKEQADKILAKLGGDPLLDIAKELEEAALTDDYFIERKLYPNVDFYTGLIYRALGFPVRMFTVLFALGRLPGWIAHWREMHDEGDSKIGRPRQIYTGYTERDYTTIDAR
- the pdxH gene encoding pyridoxamine 5'-phosphate oxidase, with amino-acid sequence MRVEYGSVEKDGSPDLDTDWLDDGWVALLRKWIDDAERSGIAEPNAMVLATVADGRPTSRTVLCKSVDESGITFFTNYDSAKGVDLAATPYASVTFPWYQLGRQVHLRGPVSKVTPEATEDYWSKRPRGSQLGAWASHQSRPIASRAALLDQLAEVTARFADRERVPVPPGWGGYLLAPESVEFWQGRENRLHNRIRVTGGRIERLQP
- a CDS encoding citrate synthase 2 — protein: MPVVPEDFVPGLEGVVAFTTEIAEPDKDGGALRYRGVDIQDLVDQQVTFGDVWGLLVDGKFGHGLPPAEPFPLPIHTGDVRVDVQAGLAMLAPIWGYRPLLDTDDATARDQLARASVMALSYVAQSARGIYQPAVPQRVIDECDTVTARFMTRWQGEPDPRHVEAIDAYWVSAAEHGMNASTFTARVIASTGADVAAALSGAIGAMSGPLHGGAPARVLPMIEEVERTGDARGLVKKILDSGDKLMGFGHRVYRAEDPRARVLRATAERLGAPRHEVAVALEQAALAELRERRPDRAIETNVEFWAAVILDFAQVPANMMPAMFTCGRTAGWCAHILEQKRLGKLVRPSAIYVGPAPRSPESVEGWDRSLTHA
- a CDS encoding VOC family protein, which translates into the protein MAITVEPALSPHLVVDDAAAAIDFYVKAFGAEELGRVPRPDGKLVHAAVRINGFLVMLNDDFPEMCGGKSMTPTSLGGTPVTIHLTVTDVDAKFQRALDAGATVVAPLDDQFWGDRYGVVADPFGHHWSMGQPVREVGYDEIQAAMAGQGAS
- a CDS encoding 4Fe-4S binding protein — protein: MPHVITQSCCNDGSCVFACPVNCIHPTPDEPGFATTEMLYIDPVACVDCGACVSACPVGAIAPDTRLDARQLPFVEINASFYPPRPPGEKLPPTSKLAPVIPAAQVGAGRRPLTVAIVGSGPAAMYAADELLTQERVRVNVFEKLPTPYGLVRAGVAPDHQNTKRVTRLFDRVAGDRRFRFYLNVEVGRHLSHADLLAHHHAVVYAVGAPDDRRLEIGGMGLPGTGTATELVAWINGHPDFADLPVDLGHDRVVIIGNGNVALDVARVLTANPDDLARTDISDRALAAIRASAVREVVVAARRGPAQSAFTLPELIGLTGSSDVVLSAADHELVAADLATVTDSLTKRKLEILSTLGDDSAPAGHGGRPRIRLAYQLTPNRVLGAHRATGVEFTRTGTDELYELGAGLVLTSIGYRGKPIRDLPFDESAAVAPNDGGRVVDPDSGVPVRGAYVAGWIKRGPSGFIGTNKSCSLQTVHALVADFNAGELSDPVAEPDALAELVRARQPDAVDARGWQAIDAAELARGGADGRPRSKFTRVADMLAAAAAAAAEPAPPARRGLLDRLLG
- a CDS encoding AurF N-oxygenase family protein, producing the protein MARTRMVRRWRRKMEVRDDTEYVNTLATLSEGSVRRNFNPYTDIDWDAPEFAVTQNDPRWILPGTDPLGRHPWYLAQPDERKIKIGMWRQANVAKVGLHFESILIRGLMNYTFWVPNGSPEYRYCLHESVEECNHTMMFQEMVNRVGADVPGMPRMLKWLSPLVPLVAGPLPVAFFIGVLAGEEPIDHTQKNVLREGKSLHPIMERVMAIHVAEEARHISFAHEFLRRRVPQLTKRQRFWTALYLPLTMKILCRAIVVPPKAFWQEFDIPREVRKELFFRSPESRKWLSDMFGDVRMLAHDTGLMETRSARLMWRLCKIDGKPSRYRSEPQRQHLAAAPAA